Within Hypanus sabinus isolate sHypSab1 chromosome X2 unlocalized genomic scaffold, sHypSab1.hap1 SUPER_X2_unloc_21, whole genome shotgun sequence, the genomic segment ttctctccctctgcgtgtctctgtctctttcccactctctgtctgtctctcttgcactctctctttctgtctctgtctctctccctcagtctgcctctctctctgtgtccctctcactctctccccaccctctgactgtctctctccctctgttcctctctctgcctgtctctctccatctctccctctctctctctgcctgtctgtttccctttctccatctctccctctccctctttctgcctgtctctcactctccctccctctctttctgtttctctctccctctcactctctctttctctccctctcactctctctctttctctccctctctttgtctctctctctctcctgtctctttgtctctttctctctcagtgTACTATAAAGGCATGGAGGAAGGATATGCAGTCTGGGGGAAAGGCGGAGCTGGGGTCACTGAACGAAGCCAATGCCGATACAATCAATACGAACAATCTACTAAACAAGTGTAAACAGAGCACAGAATCATTCTGTGAGAGGGGGTGTAGAGGGGGAgatagggtgggagggggagagtgggggagactggagaggggtggagaaaggggaacagggaagggggagagggagggaagagagtgAAAGAAAGAGAACGTGGCAAGAGAGGGTtcaagattaggagaatggggtaTACTGGGGAGGAAAGAgtgaagcagagagttgggagagtgggaagtgtggggagagagtgtggaagaggggaggagagtgtgagagatagggagagagttgaggaaggggagggagggagagagagaagagaatggTAAGCAGTGAAAGTGAAGTTTGTAGGCAAGAGAGTGAGGAGGGGAGGGACAGAAATGGATGGGTATGGAGTGGGAGGTACCTCACCTCATCTTGCCCTGATGACGGATGTTGCTTTTCCTTTTGCTAAGGCAGACGTTGATGGACTTtcgatcggtcagggcatgaaaggatatgcggcgaaggcaggaaaatggggctgggaggaaaaatggatttaccatgatgaagtggcagagcagttttgatgggccaaatggcctaattctgcttctgtctctcatggtcttatggtccaagagCAGCCTCTCATTCAATGAGAGCAAGAGCAATGAACTGGTTCTGGACTTtggaggaggaaacaggaacccatGAGGCAATCCTCGTCAGGGCTCAAAGGTGGAgacgttcagcaactttaaattccacagtgtgaacatttcagaggatctgtcccgagcccgggacacaagtgcaattacaagaaAGCAGGAACTGTCTGTCCTCAGTAGTATGGCCCAGCACATcatagtggatatggcctagtacatcacgggtaaaactctcctcacaactgagcacatctctgtggagtgctgtcgcaggaaatcagcatccaccatcaaggacccccaccacccaggccatgctctcttctcaatgctgccatcaggaagaaggtgcatgagCCTCAGGAGCctcaaccccaggttcaggaacagtgattacactcaaccaacaggtcctgctttctttttacaatgtttttattcagaagaaaaaaaaatttacagagtgcaacacatggATACatttcaacataacttgtgtactttTATATCTTGTAATAAAATTGTTATAGCATaatacataaaggtataccactctgtaatcaaaaacttaaagataggtcatacatcataaaagaaattttttatatatataaaaaaaatcaacaccctaccaactaccaaagaaaaaagctgatggatgacaatggataattagaaaaaaaacatattcacttaagaagagaaaaatatacgtaaaagtatatttataaattggaaaaagtaatttaggaaaggtccccaaatatcattaaaagattgtttcaaatttcaggctgagcagcagatcttttctaaatttaaatactacataatatcacgtagctattgaagatgtgtaggaggggtagactccttacATTTAAGCAAgaatgctcttcttgctaaaagggaggtaaaaactaaaacctgtaggttaggattatttaaagttatatcttcatttgcaataataccacaCAAGGTAGTAAgcggatttgggtcaaattggaccctaaaaagttgagagaaggtatgaaatactacccgccaaaacttttcaattctagggcaaaaccaaaacatatgaattaaagaggcatcagcagagttgcatttattacaaagtggaaaaacattcgggtaaaaaccgGAGAGCTTCTGTTCAGAAATGTAAGCtccatgaaccactttaaattgtagaagagaatgacgagcacagaaagatgatttatttacccatttaagaattttattccatctatcatcagtaATCTGACATTATAGGTCATTCTCCCAAGCTTTTTTAAGTTTATTTTAAAAGTCTTgcctagaatcaatcaacaagttatagataccggtaatagaacctttaagaaaaggttttaaatttaaaagatcgtccagtaaatttttatcaggacctataggaaaagtagctaattggaaatgtagaaaatctctaacttgaaggtatctgtaaaaatatgATTTTGGGAGTGctaatttatttgacaattggtcaaatgacgcaagagatcctgagataaacaagtcccaaaaacacttaatacctagttcatcccaatccttaaagactttgtcagtcatggaagggataaaaaataattaaggagaatgggagacgataatgaaaaattcgctaaaccaaaacattttctattttgacaaattttctaaaattatcaattttctaaattgagaccagatccttaaactttgctattcccataaccaatggacacaatcaacagctcttcatctcatgttcttgatgtttatttctGGGTTATttttttagttttatttattttgtatttgaattttgttttcttttgcacatggttttgtttgtcctgttgggagGCAATCTTTCATTCATTTTATAATGGTTCTTGAGTTTACTGAATTTACAACATATTCAAATCCCAGGATTATACATGGTGATGTgcctatactttgataataaatttactttgcacatttTAAGTTCTACATTTCAATTTGTAAATAACTGAAACACAAGAGCTCAGTCAGCTGGGTAAATGATTTTGTTCTGATCTGAATGGTCGGCCCAACACTGTGTCCCGTCTTTCGAGGCACATCAATTACTGGAAATATTACTGCATCGAACTGGAAAGCCTCAAATACTCTGTCTCTCTGCTCAAGCTTGCAAACACacgtagacacacacacacacacacacacgtttcaAAACgccgacaatcataccagtgcccaaaaatACCAGGGTGACCTGCCTCAACGACTATCGCCCAGTGACGCtcactactgtgatgaagtgctttgacggGATGGTCATGGTCAATCAAATTCTGTCTGTGTGtagggacccactgcaatttcccAATCTCTACAATCTGTCAACAATCCTCACTGGCTCACACTCGGCCTGGATAAAAGCAAGTCAGgctgctgattacagctcagcattcaacacaatcagaccctcaattgtatcaacaagctccaaaacctgggcctctgtacctccttctgcaactggatcctcaccaggagaccacagtctgtgtggatcagaaataacatctcctccttcctgacaatcaacaccggcacacctcaacgatgcgtgctcatcccactgctctactctctccacacccacgtCTGTGTTGCTaggctcatctataaacttgttgatgacacaactattgttgctggaatttcagatggtgacgaggaggagtacaggagtgagatagatcagcaagttgagtcatgttgcagcaacaaccttgcactcagcatcatgaagacaaaggaattgattgtggattcaggaaggggaagtcgagggaacacacaccagtcctcatcgtgggatcagaagtgaaaagggtgagcagtttccatttcctgcctgtcagcatctctgaggaactatcctgggcccaacatagtgatgcagttacaatgaaggcacaacatcggctatattgcattcggagattgaggggaatcggtctgtcactaaagacacttgcaaatttctacagatgtactgtggagagcattctaactggttgcatcactgcctggtgtggagaggccactgctcaggatcggaaaatgctgcagaaagttgtaaactcagccagctccttcatgggcactggactccacagcattcaggacacattcaaaagatgatgccacaaaaaggtgtcatccatcataaaggacccccatcacccaggacatgacctcttctcatttctaccatcaaggaggatgtacaggaccctgaacacacactcaccggttcaggaacaggttcttccccaccatcagatttctgaatggacaatgaattcaaGAACATTTCCTCAGTATTTTCTCTCCGGTTTTGCACTACGTTTTGAATTTACTTTTATAAATACTTATTGtgatttataatttttattactatgtattgcaatgtactgctgtcacaaaacaacaaattttaccacatatgccggtgatattagacctgattctgatacacaaacacacgcagctgggctcagacatacaacactcccacattcctccctttgtgacaccctgcttgctccgtggcccccgtatgaagctcaaactgttgcaacacctgccctttaaattcatggctgaggctgtgtggtgtctgttcactgtttgaggTCAATATTAAATGAAGAGaattgaatgggaaggaaggtttgaatagaagaataaagatctcctctgaaggtatacggggtcctggtgagagcgtacatggaacactgtgcacaggtctggtctccctcccggagtcagcctgtggaatgaagggaatgaagagatttcccagattcatttaggaggtgaggtagtgtcctcggAGAGATTATACTGACCGGGCCTGTCTCAAAATAAAAGGCcgtctgactgagacagacacagtctcacagggtaTTGACAGAGTGGGGCAGGAATGCCGTGTTTCTTCACTGGGTGTTGAATAAGGTCACAGACTCAGAATCCGATGACATCTGACAGGACTCAGATGAGGAGTGCGGCAAATCTTTGATTTTTTCCCCACAAGGTTTCTACATTCACAAGAAATATTGAAGGACTAAGCGATAATGGGAACGTTGCAAGATATTTTCGCTGACGTCAAAGATCAGCCATGTTCGGAGTGGAAGGCAGAACATGGGCAAGGGGTCGAATGGACACGCCTGCTGCAGTTTATTATTTTCTAAAGCATGTATTTATCTTTGCGCCTTGTTTTCCCTTGGGTTTCAGCCCGTCCGCTTGAGAGCACCGGAGATCCATCGGCTGCCGTAGCGCGTAAGATCCGGGCTCCCAGCAGCCGGAGACGGGTCTGGGAGGAAACTCCCGACGAAAGGCCCCTGATTCTTGGCAGGAAAAGACCGGCCACCCTCCGTtcagctgaaacatctcacggaatctctgCCATGGGAAGGATTCACCTGGCCGGTGTTGCAGCCTTTACCCGAAATTTGGCTCCCAATCTCCGGCCACATCCCGGATCCACTCGCTCTCACTTTCAAACCTCGGACCGCTCCGAACATTCAGCATCCCGCCCACTGGCACTCCTCAACCAATAGGAGCAAGACTCTCCCAGCAGTGCCGCTGATTGGCTGTAAGTGTGACTGACGGGCAGCTACcgggagctggagatgtcagtcacagtttgttctcGCAATCGAAGGAATTTCCCCGAAACTTAAACTtcagagtaaattttattatcagagtacggaTAACTCACCACATACAAACTCGAGAAGCATTTTGCTGCGGACACAGAGAAGATcgacagaatagtaactataactggatcagtgaatgatcagccagagtgcggaagacaataaactgtgcaaatacaaatataaataattagcaataaGTAACAGgaacatgaaataaccgcagcggctgctgatggatctccggagctctcaccgctcccctgtgcaatccgacaggcggaaggccaagggagaacaggcgcaaaggtaaattcgtgatttagaaaataagaaacaggagcaggcgtggccattcggcccgttgcaCTGTTCTGCCCCTCAATCagaacatgttgaactttgaccTCAGCGCCACTTTCCTGAAACGTTCCCAACACCGCCAAGCTCCTAAATATGTCCGTTTAATTTAGGAAACTTGTGGAAAaaaattccaaatattcaccGCACTGTGTTGGGGAaagttctcctcatctcagtcctgctgaggtgacctcggattttgagtctgtgaTCCCTGGTTCTACTGCCctgtattgtatttcatttgccacttctttgaccattctcctaatctatccaagtctctctgcagactctctgtttcctcagcgctACCGTCCCCTCCACTtatatttgtatcatcagcaaacttagccacaaagccatctattccataatccaaatcgttgatatataacgcaaaaagaagcggccccaacacggacccctgtggaacaccactagtaactggcagtcaaccagaatgcaatcctttattcccactctctgtttcctgacaatcagccaacgctttatccacgtatgtaactttcccgtaattccatgggctcttgtcttATTTCGCAGCCTCCTGTGCGGCACCttctcaaagtccttctgaaaatccaaatacacaacatccactgcatctcccttgtctagcctacttgtaatttcctcaaaaaattgcactaggtttgtcaggcaggattttccttcaaggaaaccatgctgagttctgcctatcttgtcatatgcctccagatactcggtaacctcatccttgacaatcgactccaaaaacttcccaaccaccgatgtcaagctaacaggtctatgattttctttttgcttccttgcccccttcttaaatagcggagtccTCCGGAAAtaggccagaatctattgacttttgaaagaccattgctaatgcctccgcgatctccacagatacttccttcaaaacacaagggtgcataccatctggtcctggagattgatctacccttagactattcagcttcctgagtactttctctgtcgtaattgtgactgcacacacttctcttccctgacacctttGAGTGTCCGGGAATACTCACCCTTGAgtatactgctgatatcttcctcagtgaggactgatgcaaatactcgttcagttcctcagccatctccttatctcccattacaatttctccagcatcattttctatctgtcCTGTATCTGCTCTCACCtgtatttttatatacttgaacaaGTCCTGCTGTTCCTGCCCCGATCCTGTCACTATCCTGTGAGATTGAGCCTGTCCCTTTTACTTCTGTAATTCTGAGACAGGCCCAATGCGATCAGTCTCAGTCAAACCACCTCCGATTTCACTCATTTTGTTCCGatgattggttgtgggagcatctcaatggACGGTAAGTGAGTGTAGTCATCCTGTGTTGTTCCCGAGTCGATTttacatttctctccacagatgctgcctgacctgctcagtcccTCGAATTTGTTACtcgagattccagcatctgcagtctcttgtgcctctcGTTTCAGAACTTGTCCCTTTCAGTCCTGCCTCAGACTGAACCAGGCTCTTCTCTCCGGCTTTATTTCTGTTctgcttcttcttcagcccatcaCGCCTACCGGGACAGAGGCCGTCAACAGCAGCTCGTCAGAGTCCCCTGTCCAGGGCGAAGGTTAGCGGCCCTGTGGCTTCTCCTTTCTCCGCTGGACTTCAATCGTCTTCCAGGGGAAGGTCCTTCCGATCccggggatgaggtctttggaggtTCATTTGAcatttctgtgcactgccactttTCGGGACGAGGTTGCAAACCCCAGGCCCAACGCCGCTCCTTTCGGAGCCGGGCTCAGACAGTCTACGGCCGAATTTTCATTTATGTTCTGATCTGTTTAATGTGTTGCTGATCTCACCCTGCGATTACCACCATTACTTCCCATTGAACACATCCAGCAGCAGAATGTTCATCCCTGAGACTGTTCCGACATGCTTAATCTGTTTCTAATCCCTCCTTGAAATAGATAGAATTTCTCCCTCAGACAGCAACATAATGTTCACTCCCTGAGACtgcagcgcgcgtagtggacaatcgcGGTACTGCAGCTGAACAGCAGCTCcccgaaagtgaaagcattctgaatcaggaagtgctgggagttaacatggcttcgaaaggagaGACCGAGAGTTTGAGCGAGGAGATAATTTGTCCcgtctgcctggatttcttcatcgatccggttatactggagtgcggacacaacttctgtcgctcttgtatcacacggtgttgggaaagggaggagagaaactcctgcccggaatgcaGAGAGCTgtttgctgaccgcaccctcagggtgaatcgggccttagcaaatctgacACAAAAAGTTCGGAATCTAAGCCTGAAcccgaaagggaaggaaagtaaacgtcactgcgaggaacatgaggaagaactgaagctgttttgtgaaacggacaagTCACTGATCTGTCTGGTCTGTAGAGACGCGCAGGAACACAGAAAGCACCGCTTCATgccgattaaagaagctgttaaaatctaCAAGGTAAAACTAACGTTAGTTTAATACTTAACATATTAACATATTACATTACACTTAACagcccagacccacccctccccacaactGTCCACGTAAGCTCTGTAACTCCCTGATCCACTcgctcctccccactgatctccctcctggcaccgacacctgcaagcgggacaagtgctacacctgactcctaacctcctccctagtcaccattcagggccgcaaacagcccagttcctcccgtttcttccatgatcgattgtcctctcgtattagattccttcttctccagccctttacctcttccacctgtcccctctcagcttctcacttcatcaccctcccccacgttccccctcacgttgtctcacccgtcacctgtcagctggttctcatccccaacctttttattctggctcctgtcccattccttcccagtccaaatgaagggtctcatcccgaaacaCCGGCTGTTTATTTCCtctgaatagatgctgcctgactcactgagttcttccggcattttgtgtgataatcgggtttgatcacctgtttcttttgatgcatctttgtttctatttccttcactctctgacttccaggatcagATAAAATCTTCCTTcgactctctcacaaaaaagaaatcagacttccaggaaaaggagcagcaacagaaagagaagatttccggagttctggtgaggcttcctgagcggaatttctgataTTACTGTCGAGTTTTGCTCCCTTTAATGCAGAATAGCCGAGTATTGCAGCTCTAGTGACCTGgtttcgatcctgacctctgctgctgtctgtgtggagtttgcatgctctccctgtgaccacgaaaGATTCCGACACATCCCAGGGACATGCCGGATGAATGGCTAATTACCGTTAACCCTGtaaaggtggggagggtgtgtgtgaatCAGATGGGAGTTTATGGGTCAATAAGTGATAATAGGTTTCAGGAAAACTTGACGGAATGGAGTTGACGGGAATGCACTCAGAAGTAGCATGGACTCCAATAGACCGAACTTAACGACAAAAggaaacagagcacagcaatgcagtatattaatcttcacctttccttcgacaggaacagtcacacagccttcagtcccacatcacatcccagtttgctgaactgcgccagattatcactgagaaagagcagagtttactcagggatctcagggaagaagagaagaggattctcaaaccaatggagaaaaatcttctagctcttcaagagaatataaggattattcaggaggaaatcactaagttaaaggaacagatggatcagAAAGACAGCgtgatatttctcaaggtgagggattatatttcaatttgtttctgtcaaaaggcactaaatgaacagtggtatatttgaaataaacacagcaccTGAGCCAATTCTGACAAATCAATTGCCGCTGCTGGCGACCTCACACAAGTCGTTATACCTGCATGATGCGCCCTTCCATCATTCcaataatgacatttcaaaatgtccaagatacgctttcagtccttcattaaaaaaacacaatcttgaagcgatgaaacttCAGGGTAATTCATTGTAAAGTAAGCTGCAACACAGCGGTCAAGAACAGAATGACATCCGCCCGTCCCCAGCTCAAACCTGCCCAGAACAAAGTACAGATACGTAACTTTTTCCCTTCGCTTTTACCACGTCCCCACTCACGTGACGAGTTACCGTAATAAACacgtaacacagaatacaatgcagacagaaaacagatgtgttgctcctacacacagcatttacaaatggcagcaaactgtttctcaccagacaATTGTTGCATCTATTCAGGGTTGTTGTTGTCCCATaataataagattattaagggattggacacgctggaggcaggaagcatgttcccgctgatgggtgagtccagaactagaggccacagtttaagaataaggggtaggccatttagaacagtgatgcggaaaaactttttcacccagagagtggtggatatgtggaatgctctaccccagaaggcagtggaggccaagtctctggatgcattcaagagagagttagatagagctcttatagctagcggggtcaagggatatggggagagggcaggaatggggcactgattgtgtatgatcagccatgatcacagtgaatggctgtgctggacagaagggccgaatggcctactcctgcacctattgtctattgtcctaaGAGAGGGcttccacaacttctgtacaCCCCAGGACAAAATGCAAATCTCTCTGAAATTATTTACTCCGAtcataacacagagctgctgactgtttccttaattactgCACTAAATATCCTTTGAAATTTCCATTAACACCCAgttccagtcacaggctgtgagtgtgtctgttgctGTTGGTGTGAGGGTCTCTGTCAATCAGTGAGAACAAAGAATGTGACTCACACATTAGACTTATCCTCCATATCCGGTTTCCATCAGATTATGGAAACTTTCACtgtctctttattttttggataTATTTCACATGGGATTATATCCCATTCTCTATCATAAACAGGCCATTAGGTCCATCTTCTATCAGTTTCCCTGCATCACAATCCTCCTGCCACCTACTCACCACAACCAGCAACAGTGCCCCGAACTCCCTGGTCCCTCACGTGTTTATCCAGCCTCCCCATTACAGTCactctgctgttccatttcatCCACTCCTGTGGCAGCGAGTTTCACATCCTCCTCACTTAAtttcttgtggaatttgttaaaatccatctggaattATATATCCCCACGAGTCTTCCCATACATTGAGGTACTTCCTTCACCCGCACAAAATCAGAGAcatcactgatcttaaattcctccatcctatcacactgacgtcatatccagatgataatgcacagcctgtcctgtcttCCCTGTAAGATTCATCCACTCAGTAATGGTCTGATATTCAGAAACTTTCCCTGTAAATTCATGGTTCTGTATTGTCCGTGTGTCTGAGTGATTGTGGGAGTGCGAATTTTCAACaccttgtaatgatttggatgaaattcaggatgtggacagtaagtccaagtctaatcagatttgtgttttatttatttcaggaggaagctcgtcggaaCAGGAGGTAGGACAGGCTCTTTACTGAAACACTGAATGGATTTGTAAGATAGTTCAGAATAGCAATTTATAACCAGtagtttaatatttacaggattaatgacgATGTCCAGGAATTAGCAGTGACAGATGAGACCCTACCGGTTGAAAACTTCGATCACCCctatttgttgaacacagtgctgagagaaacgCTTGATGCTATTAATCGAGGTAAAACGTACAACGAttcatttccccttgtttatgaAGCTCAATTTAGTTCCAATGTGAGGCAAAGATTGTCTGTAATACTGGGCTGaaggggaactgaagtttattccacatcaaccccaccgactgggaggcatcactgtcacatggtcagctggagatgtcagacccctgaacATACCAGCACAGGGTCACAACACAATCAATATACGGGACTGTCAGATGAACCACTGTGTTCCAATCCCAGGCAAATGCATTAACACACCAGGACATAAGTCTGGATCTACCAGAGGAGCTGAGAATTTAATACTGACAATAATATTGTCAGGAATAAAAATGAGtatcagtgtggtgaca encodes:
- the LOC132385783 gene encoding zinc-binding protein A33-like, coding for MASKGETESLSEEIICPVCLDFFIDPVILECGHNFCRSCITRCWEREERNSCPECRELFADRTLRVNRALANLTQKVRNLSLNPKGKESKRHCEEHEEELKLFCETDKSLICLVCRDAQEHRKHRFMPIKEAVKIYKDQIKSSFDSLTKKKSDFQEKEQQQKEKISGVLEQSHSLQSHITSQFAELRQIITEKEQSLLRDLREEEKRILKPMEKNLLALQENIRIIQEEITKLKEQMDQKDSVIFLKEEARRNRRINDDVQELAVTDETLPVENFDHPYLLNTVLRETLDAINRVSVTLDVETAHPRLEVSEDRKSVRRTETRRDLPDTGKRFTNRACVLGSEGFTSGRHYWEVEVTEIGGWGLGVAAESVEMKGRFSLIPETGFWVIGRDGDVLHRDYDVSGRPSPESRLAAGPIPGRVGVYLSYESGTVSFYNAETKSHLHTFTGNKFTEKLYPFFRTRNVNQWLRICSGSAPGL